One genomic segment of Culturomica massiliensis includes these proteins:
- a CDS encoding enoyl-ACP reductase FabI produces the protein MAYNLLKGKKGIIFGALNEMSIAWKVAELCLEEGAQIVLTNTPLSIRMGEIQDFAARHNVPLIPADATNTEDLTHLLEEAMKHFGGKVDFILHSIGMSLNVRKKRSYDDLDYDFLQKTLDISAVSFHKVLQCAKKLDAINEWGSVVALSYVAAQRTMFEYNDMADAKAMLESIARSFGYIYGREKKIRINTVSQSPTMTTAGSGIKGFDSLIDFADRMSPLGNANAEECAGYCVCLFSDLTRKVTMQNLYHDGGFSSMGMSYRAMHQYNKSFDNCDEVKTEQ, from the coding sequence ATGGCGTATAACTTATTAAAAGGAAAAAAAGGAATTATTTTTGGGGCATTGAATGAAATGTCAATTGCCTGGAAAGTGGCAGAATTGTGTCTGGAAGAAGGGGCGCAGATCGTATTGACCAATACACCGTTGTCGATCCGTATGGGGGAGATCCAGGATTTCGCAGCCAGGCATAACGTTCCGTTAATCCCTGCCGATGCTACGAATACGGAGGATTTGACACATTTACTGGAAGAGGCAATGAAACATTTCGGGGGAAAGGTGGATTTTATATTGCATTCTATCGGCATGTCTTTGAATGTCAGAAAAAAACGTTCGTATGACGATCTGGATTATGATTTTCTGCAAAAGACCCTGGATATTTCGGCTGTTTCTTTCCATAAAGTTCTGCAATGTGCCAAGAAATTGGATGCTATAAATGAGTGGGGATCGGTTGTCGCTCTTTCATATGTTGCTGCACAGCGTACGATGTTCGAATACAACGATATGGCAGATGCTAAGGCTATGCTGGAATCCATTGCCCGTAGTTTCGGGTATATTTACGGTCGGGAAAAGAAGATCCGGATCAATACGGTTTCCCAGTCGCCCACTATGACTACGGCAGGAAGCGGTATCAAAGGATTCGATTCTCTGATAGATTTTGCCGATCGTATGTCTCCGCTGGGGAATGCGAATGCAGAGGAGTGTGCCGGATATTGTGTTTGTTTGTTTTCGGATCTGACCCGCAAGGTAACGATGCAGAATTTGTATCATGACGGAGGTTTCTCGAGTATGGGTATGAGTTACCGGGCTATGCATCAGTATAATAAGAGTTTTGACAATTGTGACGAAGTCAAAACGGAACAATAA
- a CDS encoding 3'-5' exonuclease produces MYLFFDTETTGLPKRWNAPVTDVDNWPRLVQLAWIVSDNEGNTLRSRNVIVRPEGFTIPWEVSRVHGITTAIAMEKGVDLQGVLEEFSKEIDESQVLVGHNISFDECIVGAEFERLHMMTSLFLKPKYCTMKGSTDYCRLPGKKGYKSPRLSELHQVLFGKGFEDAHNAMADVEATERCFWKLKSLGVIR; encoded by the coding sequence ATGTATTTATTTTTCGATACGGAAACCACCGGTTTACCGAAACGCTGGAATGCTCCGGTAACGGATGTAGATAATTGGCCCCGTTTGGTACAGTTGGCCTGGATCGTTTCGGATAACGAAGGCAATACGCTTCGCAGCCGGAATGTTATTGTCCGTCCGGAAGGTTTTACAATACCCTGGGAGGTATCCAGAGTACATGGAATCACGACAGCTATTGCTATGGAGAAAGGTGTGGATTTGCAAGGTGTGTTGGAAGAATTTTCGAAAGAGATAGATGAATCACAGGTGTTGGTCGGACATAATATCAGTTTTGACGAATGTATCGTCGGGGCCGAATTTGAACGGCTGCATATGATGACTTCTCTTTTTCTGAAACCCAAATATTGTACGATGAAAGGTTCTACGGATTATTGTCGTTTACCGGGGAAAAAAGGGTATAAGTCGCCGAGATTGTCAGAGTTGCATCAGGTCTTGTTCGGGAAAGGCTTTGAAGACGCTCATAATGCGATGGCTGATGTGGAGGCGACGGAACGGTGTTTTTGGAAATTAAAGAGTTTGGGTGTAATAAGATAA
- the dnaB gene encoding replicative DNA helicase — protein MAKKTEYTKTNNYKDLPSEYGKVPPQAVDLEEAVLGALMLEKDAFAVVGDLLKPECFYKDAHQRIFRAVHQLFIKDEPVDLLTVSEKLKSTGELEQVGGYYYLSQLTSRVASAAHIEFHARIIVQKFIQRKLIGVCTELQDMAYDEATDVADLVDKAQKSVFDIADGNIQKDTAEIAPIIEDAIRGIEAASKRPDGISGIPSGFTALDEVTSGWQNSDLVIIAARPAMGKTAFVLSMARNMAVTYKQPIAVFSLEMSSVQLVNRLIASETELGSEKIKNGRLSEDEWKHLHSKIKTLITAPILVDDTPALSIFELRAKCRRLKQKYDIKVIIIDYLQLMTAGADMRGNREQEVSMISRQLKIIAKELNIPVLALSQLNRGVELRTGDAKKPMLSDLRESGAIEQDADMVLFIHRPEKYGIMTDAQGNSLKGIADIIIAKHRNGAVGEIQLRFRSELTQFCDLETTSPFHSETSTGELVTQTFTSKMNDEPVPPLDTSFEEGAKAFSNPGFPGEAPF, from the coding sequence ATGGCTAAAAAAACAGAGTATACGAAGACAAATAATTATAAGGATTTGCCTTCTGAATATGGAAAAGTGCCTCCGCAGGCGGTGGACCTGGAGGAAGCTGTATTGGGGGCTTTAATGCTTGAAAAAGATGCTTTTGCCGTGGTGGGGGATTTATTGAAACCGGAATGTTTTTATAAAGATGCCCATCAACGGATATTCCGGGCAGTTCATCAGTTGTTTATCAAGGATGAGCCTGTCGATTTACTGACTGTCAGTGAAAAATTGAAGAGTACAGGGGAACTGGAGCAGGTGGGAGGATATTATTATCTTTCTCAACTGACTTCCCGGGTGGCTTCTGCGGCACATATTGAGTTTCACGCGCGGATTATTGTGCAAAAATTCATACAACGGAAATTAATCGGAGTATGTACGGAATTGCAGGATATGGCCTATGATGAAGCTACTGATGTAGCGGATCTTGTCGACAAGGCGCAGAAATCGGTGTTCGACATTGCTGACGGTAATATTCAGAAAGATACGGCAGAAATCGCTCCCATTATTGAAGATGCCATCCGGGGAATAGAAGCTGCCAGCAAACGCCCGGACGGTATCAGCGGTATTCCTTCCGGCTTTACGGCACTGGACGAAGTTACTTCCGGCTGGCAAAATTCCGATCTGGTGATTATTGCGGCACGTCCTGCTATGGGAAAAACGGCTTTTGTGCTTTCTATGGCCCGGAATATGGCTGTTACTTACAAGCAGCCGATCGCTGTTTTTTCTCTGGAAATGTCTTCCGTCCAATTGGTGAACCGTTTGATTGCCAGTGAGACGGAACTCGGCTCCGAAAAAATTAAGAACGGCCGGTTGTCGGAAGACGAATGGAAGCATTTGCACAGTAAGATCAAGACTTTAATTACGGCGCCGATTCTGGTGGACGATACGCCGGCTTTGTCTATTTTTGAATTGCGGGCCAAATGCCGGCGTTTGAAGCAGAAATACGATATCAAAGTGATTATCATCGACTATTTGCAATTGATGACGGCGGGAGCGGATATGCGGGGAAACCGGGAACAGGAAGTCAGTATGATCTCCCGGCAATTGAAAATTATTGCTAAAGAATTGAATATACCCGTGTTGGCACTTTCACAGTTGAATCGTGGTGTCGAATTGCGTACCGGGGATGCTAAAAAACCGATGTTGTCCGACTTACGTGAATCCGGAGCAATTGAACAGGATGCCGATATGGTGTTATTTATCCACCGGCCTGAAAAGTACGGTATCATGACGGATGCACAGGGAAACAGCCTGAAAGGTATTGCGGATATTATTATCGCAAAACACCGTAATGGTGCTGTGGGAGAAATTCAGTTGCGTTTCCGCAGTGAATTGACGCAGTTCTGTGATTTGGAAACGACGTCTCCTTTCCATTCCGAAACGAGTACCGGGGAATTGGTAACACAGACATTTACGTCGAAGATGAACGACGAACCGGTTCCTCCGTTGGATACTTCTTTTGAAGAAGGTGCCAAGGCATTTTCGAACCCGGGTTTTCCGGGAGAAGCCCCGTTTTAA
- a CDS encoding asparagine synthetase B — MECIKKLQGIIFLFFIFLFVEGKANHLLIPMDDVQTNHLKAYGVAYHALKNGYEIQWLINYRGGAFVLPFTPEGRTECLLKGVAFEVIPPSRLNAILSEIASPEVNADAIKLEKAPKIAVYSPKEKKPWDDAVTLALTYSEIPYDVVYDSEILDGKLKDYDWLHLHHEDFTGQLGKFYRGYRHLDWYKEEERVNLLTAQKYGYPKISDLKKAVVRTIRDYVSAGGFMFAMCSATDTYDIALAAMNVDICASMFDGDPADPDAQEKLDFSKTFAFKDFKLEMNPNVYEYSNIDVTDTRKLSERDDYFSLFEFSAKWDPVPTMLCQNHVNVIKGFMGQTTAFNKDVIKSGVLIMGENKVANEARYIHGEYGKGTWTFYGGHDPEDYQHFVGDAPTELDLHKQSPGYRLILNNVLFPAAKKKQHKT, encoded by the coding sequence ATGGAGTGCATAAAAAAGTTGCAAGGTATTATATTCCTGTTTTTTATATTCCTTTTTGTAGAAGGTAAGGCGAATCATTTGTTGATTCCGATGGATGATGTGCAGACGAATCATTTGAAGGCTTATGGAGTGGCTTACCATGCGTTGAAGAACGGTTATGAAATTCAATGGCTGATTAATTACAGAGGAGGGGCATTTGTATTGCCTTTTACGCCGGAAGGACGTACTGAGTGCCTGTTGAAAGGGGTCGCTTTTGAAGTCATACCTCCGTCCCGGTTAAATGCTATCCTGAGCGAGATCGCTTCTCCGGAAGTGAATGCCGATGCGATAAAATTGGAAAAAGCGCCTAAGATCGCCGTTTACTCCCCCAAGGAGAAAAAGCCTTGGGACGATGCTGTGACATTGGCGTTGACCTATTCAGAAATACCCTACGATGTCGTATATGATTCGGAGATTTTGGACGGTAAGTTGAAGGATTACGATTGGTTGCATTTGCATCACGAAGATTTTACCGGACAATTGGGTAAGTTTTATCGCGGATACCGGCATTTGGACTGGTATAAGGAGGAAGAGCGGGTGAATTTGCTGACGGCTCAAAAATACGGTTATCCGAAAATTTCCGATTTGAAGAAAGCCGTTGTCAGGACGATCAGGGATTATGTTTCTGCCGGAGGATTTATGTTTGCGATGTGTTCGGCTACGGATACTTACGATATTGCTTTGGCGGCGATGAACGTGGATATCTGTGCCTCTATGTTCGACGGGGATCCCGCCGATCCGGATGCGCAGGAAAAATTGGATTTTTCAAAAACATTTGCTTTTAAGGATTTCAAGCTGGAAATGAATCCGAATGTTTATGAGTATTCGAATATCGATGTAACGGATACCCGTAAGTTGAGTGAGCGCGACGATTATTTTTCCCTGTTTGAATTTTCTGCCAAATGGGACCCGGTGCCTACCATGTTATGTCAGAATCACGTAAATGTGATAAAAGGGTTTATGGGACAGACAACGGCCTTTAATAAGGATGTCATTAAGTCGGGCGTATTGATTATGGGAGAGAATAAAGTAGCCAATGAGGCTCGCTATATTCATGGGGAGTATGGAAAAGGAACCTGGACGTTTTACGGCGGACATGATCCCGAAGATTATCAGCATTTTGTAGGAGATGCCCCGACGGAACTGGATTTACACAAGCAATCACCCGGTTACCGGTTGATTTTAAATAATGTACTATTTCCTGCTGCAAAGAAAAAACAGCACAAGACTTAA
- a CDS encoding LTA synthase family protein yields MRSKFIFLLKYYFFWIVAAVVAKVIFLLYEGGGGMVFSDYCQVFWRGIRMDLSLGGYIMLLASVFMALTPFAGERWIKGIYSVYTFILLVLFWLIVIGDLEIYKSWGYHVDATPLLFIKTPGEALASLSNGLLTGLLVLLVVLIVSCFYIYKRCISRPFHFRKGHWLQAVLFLLLGGLMIIPVRGGFNVAPMNSSFVFFHKTNMHANQAAINPVWNFMYEVTHAGRLKNKYSYMPDEQAHRLFDSLYVGGKDYPRLLKEERPNIVVLLLESFTASAIEALGGEAGVTPNLNQIAREGILFSNIYATGNRSDRGMVGVISAFPAYPGYSLLKYPQKITEHPRFPKDLEAQGYHTCFYYAGDLNFGGFRSYVTMSFQDVVTEKDFSGEAVEKRFKWGIHDEYMFDRLFEDMNKATRPFMYMAFNMSSHEPFEVPMEKHIQGESTEKKFLNAIYYSDRCIGHFIRKCKESGLWDNTLFIFVADHSTIKIGNPRAYEPEAFHIPMIFAGGVLNVQDSIVRTIGSQTDMVATLFSQLNLDHSAYKFSKNLLAEDIVPFAYYAYSGAGGFISREGVSVYNLQNNHFIQGDSLRWNDEHLKAYLQVVDEDINRNRSGY; encoded by the coding sequence ATGCGTTCTAAATTTATTTTTCTTCTGAAATATTATTTCTTCTGGATTGTTGCAGCTGTTGTTGCTAAAGTCATCTTTTTGCTATATGAAGGCGGTGGCGGTATGGTATTCTCCGATTATTGCCAGGTGTTTTGGAGGGGCATACGGATGGATCTTTCTTTGGGCGGTTATATTATGCTATTGGCTTCTGTTTTTATGGCTTTGACTCCTTTTGCCGGAGAGCGTTGGATAAAAGGAATTTATTCTGTCTATACTTTTATTTTACTGGTTTTATTCTGGCTCATTGTTATCGGCGATCTGGAAATATACAAGAGCTGGGGATATCATGTCGATGCAACGCCTTTGTTGTTTATTAAAACTCCGGGAGAGGCTCTGGCCTCTCTGTCAAACGGCTTGTTGACCGGTTTGCTGGTATTGTTGGTTGTGCTGATCGTGAGTTGTTTTTATATTTATAAACGCTGTATCAGCAGACCTTTTCATTTCCGGAAAGGACATTGGCTACAGGCGGTTCTTTTTTTACTGTTGGGTGGACTTATGATTATACCGGTAAGGGGTGGATTTAATGTAGCTCCGATGAACAGCAGTTTTGTTTTTTTCCACAAGACGAATATGCATGCGAATCAGGCTGCCATCAATCCGGTATGGAATTTTATGTATGAAGTGACTCATGCCGGACGTTTGAAAAATAAATACAGCTACATGCCCGACGAGCAGGCTCATCGTTTGTTTGACAGTCTGTATGTGGGTGGAAAAGATTATCCCCGTTTGCTGAAAGAAGAACGTCCGAATATTGTCGTTTTGTTATTGGAAAGTTTTACTGCCAGTGCTATTGAAGCTTTAGGCGGCGAAGCCGGAGTTACTCCTAATCTGAATCAAATAGCCAGGGAAGGCATTCTTTTTTCGAATATTTATGCTACCGGCAATCGTTCGGATCGGGGGATGGTCGGTGTTATCAGTGCTTTTCCTGCCTATCCGGGATATTCTCTGTTGAAATATCCGCAAAAAATAACGGAGCATCCTCGTTTTCCCAAAGATCTGGAAGCCCAGGGGTATCATACTTGTTTTTATTATGCGGGGGATTTGAATTTCGGAGGTTTCCGTTCCTATGTTACCATGAGCTTTCAGGATGTGGTAACCGAGAAAGATTTTTCGGGGGAAGCTGTCGAAAAAAGGTTTAAATGGGGAATCCATGACGAATATATGTTTGACCGTCTTTTTGAGGACATGAACAAAGCTACCCGGCCGTTTATGTATATGGCATTCAATATGAGCAGTCATGAGCCTTTTGAGGTTCCGATGGAAAAACATATTCAGGGAGAAAGTACAGAGAAGAAGTTTTTGAATGCAATTTATTATTCGGATCGTTGTATCGGTCATTTTATCCGCAAGTGTAAGGAAAGCGGATTATGGGATAACACATTGTTCATTTTCGTCGCGGACCACAGTACGATAAAGATCGGAAATCCCCGGGCTTATGAGCCTGAAGCATTCCATATACCGATGATTTTTGCCGGAGGAGTTCTGAACGTACAGGACAGCATTGTCCGGACCATCGGTTCACAAACAGATATGGTGGCTACTTTATTCAGTCAGTTGAATCTGGATCATTCGGCATATAAGTTCAGCAAAAACCTGTTGGCCGAAGATATCGTTCCCTTTGCTTATTATGCCTATTCCGGAGCAGGTGGTTTTATCTCGCGGGAAGGCGTTTCTGTTTATAACCTCCAGAACAATCATTTCATACAAGGGGATTCCCTGCGCTGGAATGACGAACATTTGAAAGCTTACCTGCAAGTTGTGGATGAAGACATCAATAGAAATCGTTCCGGATATTAA
- a CDS encoding SpoIIE family protein phosphatase, whose protein sequence is MKKRYYTSFSKRLVLYLVSLLLITGSLVFISIFTFSREFITDNALYQANTIATNVSRSFERKIKDIESIPNTITGLFGNIDTSEMRLLPSKILTAYPFLSDCCLHYSFSEPNKDGCTMYAYRGKSGKIKTKSLAYRLTVPHKNNIIRKNDKQGFWSVKELDSSHSIISYFQPIKADSLQTVSGLLELNFPLKHLTDFIYDIKIFSSGYVFVTDSEGDFIFHPDPQVFKYHNLKSFCSSPGIDYSSTLKKFTKDTTGYENVYKKGKKYFLYYTPSSRMDWHIGIICRYDDIRLSSSKFLWLVFAILGIGFLILYYSAIRIVKSSLYPLSEFTENVRKITNGQVNIALPEEYDNEQLKDLYQAFRYMQDRVSSYIQCLQTTTAKNQEIITEINLAQKIQKRFLPKDILLPANIELYGKLKQSRSVGGDLYEYFILDNKLYFVLGDVSGKGFPASLYMASVIKLFRYIASRQSSTAAICNLINTHMCDNTEDDMYVTMFIGIMDIQNGHIIYTNAGHPKPFIVYADGRICTLNDEPDVPIGILEDYKFQEYEYTLPEGSQILLYTDGITDAENINAQFFGKNRLIECINGATPKNPYTIVTRILECIQEHIQGTEQSDDLTILDILYKGTPQKESDA, encoded by the coding sequence ATGAAAAAACGTTATTATACGAGTTTCTCGAAGAGACTGGTATTGTATCTTGTCTCCCTCCTTTTGATAACCGGAAGCTTAGTCTTCATATCTATTTTTACTTTTTCCCGCGAATTTATTACAGACAATGCCTTATATCAGGCAAACACAATTGCTACCAACGTTTCCCGTTCATTTGAACGCAAGATTAAAGATATTGAAAGCATTCCCAATACAATCACCGGACTGTTCGGAAATATCGACACATCGGAAATGCGTCTGCTTCCTTCCAAAATTCTGACAGCTTACCCATTTCTGTCAGATTGCTGTCTGCATTACTCTTTTTCAGAACCCAATAAAGATGGATGCACGATGTATGCTTACAGAGGCAAATCCGGGAAAATCAAGACAAAATCCCTGGCTTACCGTCTGACGGTTCCGCATAAGAACAATATTATCCGGAAAAATGACAAACAAGGTTTTTGGAGCGTAAAAGAGTTAGATTCCAGCCATTCCATCATAAGTTATTTCCAACCGATTAAAGCCGATTCCCTGCAAACGGTATCCGGCTTACTGGAATTAAATTTTCCTTTAAAACATCTGACTGATTTTATATATGACATCAAAATTTTCAGTTCCGGTTATGTATTTGTTACGGATTCGGAAGGGGACTTCATATTCCATCCGGATCCTCAGGTATTCAAATACCACAATCTCAAAAGTTTTTGCAGTTCTCCGGGAATCGATTATTCCTCTACTCTGAAAAAATTTACAAAAGACACCACCGGCTATGAAAACGTATATAAAAAAGGCAAGAAATATTTTCTGTATTATACTCCCAGTTCCCGCATGGACTGGCATATCGGTATCATTTGCCGCTATGATGACATCAGATTATCTTCTTCCAAATTTTTATGGTTAGTATTTGCCATACTCGGAATCGGATTTCTGATATTATATTACAGTGCCATTCGCATCGTAAAAAGTTCCCTCTATCCTTTAAGTGAATTTACCGAAAACGTCAGAAAAATCACAAACGGTCAAGTGAACATAGCCTTACCGGAAGAATATGACAACGAACAATTAAAAGACTTGTACCAGGCTTTCCGGTATATGCAGGACCGTGTTTCCTCCTACATACAATGTCTTCAGACGACTACAGCTAAAAATCAGGAAATCATAACGGAAATAAATCTTGCTCAAAAAATCCAAAAGAGATTTTTGCCGAAAGACATCTTACTTCCCGCCAATATCGAACTATATGGAAAACTAAAGCAATCCAGAAGTGTAGGCGGAGATTTATACGAGTATTTCATATTGGACAATAAGCTTTATTTTGTCCTCGGCGATGTTTCAGGTAAGGGTTTCCCGGCTTCTCTATATATGGCTTCCGTCATAAAACTCTTCAGATACATTGCCAGCCGGCAGTCATCCACAGCAGCTATCTGCAATCTGATAAACACACATATGTGCGACAATACGGAAGACGATATGTACGTGACCATGTTTATCGGGATAATGGATATCCAAAACGGACATATCATTTATACCAATGCCGGACATCCCAAACCTTTCATTGTATATGCGGACGGTCGTATCTGTACTTTAAATGATGAACCGGACGTGCCTATCGGTATATTGGAAGACTATAAATTTCAGGAGTATGAATACACTCTTCCGGAAGGCTCGCAAATCTTACTTTATACCGACGGGATTACAGATGCCGAAAATATAAATGCACAATTTTTCGGTAAAAACCGGCTGATCGAATGCATTAACGGAGCAACACCCAAGAATCCCTATACCATTGTTACCCGGATACTCGAATGCATCCAGGAACATATTCAGGGGACGGAACAGTCTGATGATCTCACCATTCTGGATATACTTTACAAAGGCACTCCCCAAAAAGAGTCCGATGCTTAA
- a CDS encoding metallophosphoesterase, giving the protein MRNNILILIVSIGFILFTDTLLFLLLKKYLYKKIRFLIYGLHSLLFLGGVLAYHFFIPTVKGPDFYYWIGLGIGIFFLFYIPKLIFIVLDLFSILLGLIHKKIRLAGQSIAAIIAVSCFILILYSITWGRYNYKTELVSICFPQLPPAFQNFRIVQLSDLHLGSSSTHYKGIPQLVEKVNALRPDVILFTGDMVNNFASEITPWIGILNKMNARYGKFAVTGNHDYGNYTHWESPADKARNYTDFLQYMKAAGFHLLNNAHYPLITGKDTIYIAGVENWGNPPFPRYGKLQKALEGVRDHFTVLMSHDPTHWRAQILDYNIPLTLSGHTHAMQLGIEIGNIKWSPSQYIYPEYDGLYEDNHRYLHVSRGQGYLGFPGRIGLRPTISVIILTNNCNER; this is encoded by the coding sequence ATGCGCAACAATATACTGATCCTTATTGTAAGTATCGGATTTATTCTATTTACCGATACACTGCTGTTTTTGCTTTTAAAAAAATACCTGTATAAAAAAATCCGGTTTCTGATATACGGTCTGCATTCTTTGTTATTCCTGGGAGGTGTTTTAGCGTATCACTTTTTCATCCCTACCGTCAAGGGTCCGGATTTTTATTACTGGATCGGGCTGGGTATAGGTATATTTTTCTTATTTTACATTCCCAAGCTCATTTTTATCGTCTTAGACCTTTTTTCAATCCTGTTGGGACTTATTCATAAAAAGATACGACTTGCCGGGCAAAGCATAGCCGCAATTATAGCCGTAAGCTGCTTTATACTGATTTTATACAGTATTACCTGGGGGCGATACAATTACAAAACAGAACTTGTATCCATTTGTTTCCCACAACTTCCTCCTGCTTTTCAAAATTTCAGAATCGTACAACTTTCCGACTTGCATCTGGGCAGTAGTTCCACCCATTACAAAGGCATTCCCCAACTGGTAGAAAAAGTAAATGCCCTCCGGCCGGATGTTATCCTTTTCACCGGAGACATGGTCAACAATTTTGCAAGCGAGATCACGCCCTGGATCGGGATTTTAAACAAAATGAATGCCAGATATGGAAAATTTGCCGTAACGGGGAACCACGATTACGGTAATTACACCCACTGGGAAAGTCCGGCAGATAAAGCCCGGAATTATACGGATTTTTTACAGTATATGAAGGCTGCCGGTTTTCATCTGCTCAACAATGCTCATTATCCTTTAATAACCGGCAAAGATACAATATACATTGCCGGCGTAGAAAACTGGGGGAATCCGCCTTTTCCCCGTTACGGCAAACTACAGAAAGCACTGGAAGGAGTCCGGGATCATTTCACCGTTCTTATGTCACACGATCCCACCCACTGGAGGGCCCAAATCCTTGACTACAATATTCCCCTCACCCTCTCCGGTCATACCCATGCCATGCAATTAGGCATAGAGATTGGAAATATAAAATGGAGTCCGTCACAATATATCTACCCGGAATATGACGGACTATATGAAGACAATCATCGGTATCTGCATGTTTCACGCGGACAGGGATACCTTGGCTTCCCCGGCAGAATAGGATTAAGACCCACAATCAGTGTAATTATTTTAACAAACAACTGTAATGAAAGATAG